Part of the Plutella xylostella chromosome 22, ilPluXylo3.1, whole genome shotgun sequence genome is shown below.
agaCCAATGTCACAAAGTTGGTGTATGAGACATCAATTCAAGCACTTATGCGTCACACCACCGATAAGTAATCCAATAAGCGACACTACGTTTAATCTTATTAGACAGTTATTCCATTCTGCAAGAAACCTCACATGTTCACccttataaaagaaaatatttccTGGCATCCATCATTTGTGGTGAAGGTTCTAAAACAATAGCACCTCAAATCTTCACACTCTATCACCTGCTACCCTACACCTAAATTCATTTCGGCCTATTCCTCTAAACTTCCTAAATCTCCAAGCAATCAAGATGGTTGTCGCGGTGAAAGTTTTTAAGAAGACCACCCCCAATGGAAAAGTGACGGTTTACCTCGGCAAACGCGACTTCATTGATCACGTGGATTACTGCGACCCTGTCGATGGAGTGGTGGTTGTCGACCCCGAATACCTGAAAGGAAGGAAAGTTTTCAGTCAGGTACAAAAGTGCAGTGAATGTTGGTGTCGTTGTGTTCTCAACAGTGCAGTGATATTAATCACGTCTTTTTGTGCAGCTCGTTACCAACTACCGCTATGGTAGGGAGGAGGATGAAGTGATGGGAGTGAAGTTCTCCAAGGAGATGGTGATCGGGAACGAGCAAGTGGTTCCGTTGGTCAACGCCAAGATGGAATTGACACCGGTGCAGGAGAAGCTCCTCAAGAAACTTGGACCCAACGCCTACCCCTTTACCTTCAACTTCCCTGAAATGGCCCCTAGCTCGGTAAATTATATCATATCTTTAATGGAATGATGAGTTCAACAATAGTTTAAAACTTTAACGTTCACATTTGTCCCGTAGGTTACTCTTCAACCATCCGAAGAGGACCAAGGAAAGCCCATGGGAGTGGACTACTGCGTCCGAACGTTCGTAGCTGAAAACGAAGACCAAAAGAGCCACAAGCGTAGCTCCGTAACTCTTGCCATCAAGAAGGTATGTCATTTACTTTATCAACTAACAAAGCTAACTTTATAAAGTTCGCCATTAATTAATGATTAATTTCTTCCACAGCTGCAACACGCTCCGGCTTCTCGCGGCCGCCGCCTGCCGAGCTCCCTCGTGAGCAAGGGTTTCACCTTCAGCAACGGGAAGATCAACCTGGAGGTGACCCTGGACAGGGAGATCTACTACCATGGCGAGAAACTAGCAGCCAATGTGATCGTCTCCAACAACTCCCGGAAGTCGGTCCGCAACATCCGCTGCATGGTGGTGCAGCACGTCGAGATCACCATGATCAACTCGCAGTTCAGCCGCCATGTTGCCTCGCTGGAGAGCCGCGAGGGCTGCCCCATCACCCCCGGAGCCAGCCTCTCCAAGACCTTCTACTTGGTCCCATTGTCTCGCACTAACAAGGACATACGAGGTTGGTTCTGACTTCTGAACCACCCCATTTCACTTTAACATGTTATGCCTCCTCACCCAC
Proteins encoded:
- the LOC105394177 gene encoding arrestin homolog gives rise to the protein MVVAVKVFKKTTPNGKVTVYLGKRDFIDHVDYCDPVDGVVVVDPEYLKGRKVFSQLVTNYRYGREEDEVMGVKFSKEMVIGNEQVVPLVNAKMELTPVQEKLLKKLGPNAYPFTFNFPEMAPSSVTLQPSEEDQGKPMGVDYCVRTFVAENEDQKSHKRSSVTLAIKKLQHAPASRGRRLPSSLVSKGFTFSNGKINLEVTLDREIYYHGEKLAANVIVSNNSRKSVRNIRCMVVQHVEITMINSQFSRHVASLESREGCPITPGASLSKTFYLVPLSRTNKDIRGVALDGHLKEDDVNLASSTLVSEGKCPADAIGIVISYSVRVKLNCGTLGGELVTDVPFKLLHPAEGTVERQRFNAMKKMQSIERHRYENSLYTNEEEDNIVFEDFARLRMNEPE